CGGACTCCTGGAAGAAGTGGCCGTCCACCACCCAATTGCCCTGGCCGTCGTTGAAGACGTGGCCGCCGGCCTGGGTATGGTGATAAACCTTTCCGTCCGGGGTCTTGTAGGACCAGTCCGCATCGTAGTCGAAGGAACCGTCGGGCTGGCCGCGGAAGTTGGCGCCCGGCACCACGGCGAGGGTATCGCCGAAAGCGCCGATGTAGATCGCCGTAGTGCCGTTGAAGACGATCACCGCGCCGGTGTCCGTGCCCTGCGGCGGCGGCCGATAGCCCATGGAACCAGTATTCGTGGTATTTACGGGATTGTTTACGACTTGGCCCGTGGTACCGCCGTTGGCCGGCAGATAGCGGGAGACGTCTTCGCCGCGGGCGCTGGCCGCGAACTGCCCCATATAAGGCCCGGAACCGAAGTTGATCGAACCTTTGGCCGGCGCCATGATCATGTCGATCGGGCCCTGGAGCAAGGCCATGTTCGGGTCGTAGTGGCCGCGCAGCAACAGGCATTTGCCCGCGTCCGGGCCGCTCTTGAGGGTAACGGGTACGTAGACCTCGCCGGCCATCTCGTTGAAGGCGGTAGGGACGCTATCCATCAGGGTGTCGCCGTTGAACCAAGCCGTGTAATGGACCATCAACGCCTTGCTGGTATCGAGATACAACCGGAAGGAGATGCCGTTCACGTTGGAGCCGATTTGGAACTTGCCGGTGAAGGCGCCTAAGGGGGTGGTGACGCGGGCCCGGGTGCCCGGGTTGTTGTTGGGATCCATGGGATTGAATCCGAGCATCATTTCGATGTCGTCCGGGAAACCGTCTCCGTCGGAATCCTGCCAAATTATCCCCAAAGCTTGCAGCTTCACGAACTCGGCCTTCTTGGTCGCGTCGTCGGCCTTCTTGAAGATGAGGCTATCTGTGCCCTTCGGATCGAGCATGGCTTCCAGGAAGTCGGCGATGCCGTCGCCGTCGGTATCGGTACGGAAATCCGGATACGAATTACGATTGCGGGGATCGGTCTTGTACTTGGCCTCGATTCCGTCGGGAACACCGTCCAGATCCGCATCGGAGAAGGAATTCCCCGTGACCGGTTGCGTGTTGACGAAGTTGGTCTGGGCCGATTGGAGCGCGTTGAAGGCCGCGTCCCCGGTGGGGTAGTTCTTGCAGGCGAAGTATCCGCGCGTGGGTCCGAAATCCGATTCCGCGTAGTAACGATCGGGGCTGAAGCCGTTGGCCAGGAACTGGGTGGCCGAGGTGTCGCGGACGGCGATGGCCTTCCACTGATACACGCCGCCGAAGCCCTTGGCGGAATCGTAAAGCGTGGTGATGGCGTTCTCGAAGATGGTGCGATCCCATCCGGGCAGCTTCAGATCCTGGACGCGGCGCAGGATGGCCGTGGCGTTGCCGCTATCGGGCACGCCGGCTGAATTGAGTTTGAAAGCTTCCCCTTTGGCTTCGTGGTTGGACGCCTTCACGAAGATCAAGGCTCCGTAGGGCGAGCGGCCGAAGCAGAACTTCGGATCCTCGGCGATGCCTACCAGGTAGCCGCCGATACTGTCGAGGGCGGGGCCGTTGAACTTGAAGGTTACCTTCCCGTCGGCGGACATGACCTTGTCCTTCAGGGGCGCGGTCAGGTTGATAGGCATGATTTGCTTGACCGAGATGTTCTTCGCGTCGATGGTTTTGTTGAAGTCCTGCTGGTTGTCGATCTTCTCGCCGCTGACGATGGAAGTGATCAACCACTTGGAACCGTCGTACACCAGGATGAACTTCAGGATCTGATAGGAGGTATCGCTGAGGGAGCCGGCGTCGCAGGATCCGCGATCCTGGAAGTTGCGGCGGCTGTACTTGTCATAGCCGATCATCTTCACGGCCAGCTTGGCGGTATCGCCGACGACGTTGACCGAAGGATCCACCTTGAACTCGTCCTTGGTTTCGAGCTTGATGGGCTCCAAGGCCACGGTCGAAGTCTGTTGCAGCATGCCGGACATGAAGCGATCGTCGTCCTTGGCGGCGTCCATGTTCACCGGGCCCTTGAATTTGGACATGTCGGGTCCGTAACCATAAATCTTGGCATTGTAGGTGAAGCGCGGGCCGGTGGGATCCCAGGTCAGGCTGGTCTGCGCGATGGCCTTGAAGTCCTTGTCGTACACCATGGGCGATTGGCCGGGATTCAGGTAGGCGCTGACCCAGACTTCGTCTCCGCCGCCCTGGGGCAGCACCTTCCAGAGCGAATGCAGCTCGTTGCAACGATCGGCCTTGTCGTAGAACACGGGGGCCGGGAAACCGGCGGCCAGCGAGGCCTTATCGGCGGTTTCCGAGCGGATCTTGTCCAGGAACTCGGTCTTGGACTTGATGGAATTCTCATCGTACATGCGGAAGTTGGGATGGAAGGCCGCGCCGAAGCGGCCGATATCGCCGGACAGGTAGGCGTCGAAGGCCGCTTCCACGGCCAAGGCCACTTGTTGTTCCTTGCCGGTGTTGTCCTTGGCCGCGCCTTCGTAGTCTTTCACCGTGAAGGAGAAGCTGGTCGCGGTCTTGAGGGCCTTGCCGGAAAGATCCAACACGCTTACGGGCAGGGAAACGGTATAGGTCTTCCCCACCTCGAGCGGATCCTTATGGATAAAGTTGGCGCGGGCGCCGTTGACTTCCCAGTAGCCGGTCACGGCCGGCGAGATGGAGGCGTTCTTCAGAACCGAGAAGACTTCCACCGGGCGGTTGAAGCTCACGCCGGGATTCTGGATGGGCTTGAGGGTATCCTTGTCGGCCGGGAAAGTCGAGGCCACTTGGAAATCCACCTTATCCAAATCGGCGGCGGCGGCGGTCACGAAGGTCGCCTTGTATTCCTTTTCGAGGGGATTCTTGGCGAGATCCTTGAGGGTGGTCGGCAGGATCAAGCCGTACTGCGCCCCGGTCGCCAAGGAGGCGACGGACAAGGTCATCACCTTGCTGTCGCCGCTCCAGGAAACCGTCACGCCCGTCGCGGTGTCGGCCAGCACCATCGAGGTCGAGGTATTGGCGGTGTCGATACGTCCCAGGATGACGCCCTTGTAAGAGTCCCGGTTCATGGGCTCGGAGAAGTTCACGTTGATCTTGGCGTTCTTGTCGGGGATCGAACCGACCAGGAAGATGCCATCACTGTTGGCCGAAGCCGCGTCGAACACGCCGACCACGGTCGGGGCGGTGACGTCTTCGATGGCGGTGGCGGTGTCCATCTTGACCACCGTGTCCGCCTTCGGATTCAAGTTGGGGATGGATGTGGTCACCAATTGGAAGGTCTCGAGATCGAGGTACACCGCGAAACCGAAGTATTGGCCTTCGGGCAGGATGGCGGTGTAGTTGCCCAGGGAGTCGGTCCTCAAGGTCGTATCGGCGGCGGTGGTCGCCTTCAGGGAGTTGAAGATGAGGATGGTCGCGCCCGAGAGCGGGATCTCGCTCTTGGTCAGCATGCGGCGTTCGCCGGCGGCGTTGACCGCCAGCTTGCCCAGGATTCCCGCGGCCAGGCTTTTGCCTTCGCCGGTGAGGTAGCCCGTGACGACGCCCTTGCCCTTATTGTTCGCCACCAGGGAGTCGAGCTTGGTGACGATCTTCTTAACGCCCGGGTTGTTTCCCGAATCGTCGGGCGGAGCTACCACCGTCTTCGAGGTTTTGCCGGCTTTCTGCGAGCAAGCGACGAAGGCGAGGGAAGCGGCGCAGGCGGCCGCCACCATGGTCTTACCGAAGAATCTGGAACCGTGCCGCGGGCCGGTCCCCTTGTTTAAGCGGAAGAAGGGAATCATTGCCGATATCTCCATCTGGGTATTCCTGGATCGGTGGTTTGGGACCGAAGACTCTGAGGATTCTAGGGGGTGGGCGCGGAAGCGGCAAACATTTTTTCCTTTCCTTTGACCGTCCTCTATCGCGAGATGGAACGCGCCCTTTCCTTCGGAATCCGCGGTAGTTTTTTCGGAAGCAAGCCTTTACTTTTCCGCCGCCATGTTCCCGGGCGGGGCATTGCTAGATTGGGGCACCCTTCGGCCCCGACCGGGCCGCGGAAGATTCGGCCCAGGCGGCCTGGGATGAAAAGGAGCCGGTATGACCGCGCAAAGCATGACGGGTTACGGGAAGGCGGAGGCGGTAGGCGAAGGCTTCTCCGTTACGGTGGAACTGAAGTCGGTCAACAATCGCTTTCTCGAGTTCCAGGTACGGGCCTCCAAGAACATCCTTCCCCTGGAGCCGCGCCTCAAGCAGGAAATCGGCAAGCATCTTTCCCGCGGCAGCGTGAACTGCCATGTCCAATACGATAGCATCGGGCCCGGCGCGGGGGGCCTATCCTTCAATGAGCCGGTTTTCCGGGCCTATGCGACCTTGCTCCAGGAGGCTCAAAAGCGCCTGGGATTGGAAACCGTGATTAGCGTAACGGATCTGCTTAAAATGCCCGATATGTTGACCGCCGCCGAGACCTCCGAACCGGCGGAGCTCGCCTTGGATCGGATCCTGCCGGTTTTCGAGAAGGCCTGCCGCGAGCTGGTTGCGATGCGGACCAAGGAGGGCGCCGTGCTCTCCGCCGATCTGGAAGCCCGCATCCGCGCCTTTTTCCCGGGCCTCGAAAAGGTGAAGTCGCTGGTGCCCGTGCGCCAGCAGGAATACGTTTCCAAGATGCGCGCCCGCGTGAAGGAAATCGTCGGGGATGCGGCCATCGAGGAAGGCCGCATGGCGACCGAGATCGGAATTCTCGCGGAACGCCTGGACGTCACGGAAGAGATCGTGCGCCTGGAGGCGCATCTGCACCATTTCCTGGAGACCCTGGCGGATCACAAGTCGCCGGGGAAACGCCTGGGATTCCTATTGCAGGAAATGCTGCGCGAAGTGAATACGCTCGGGACGAAAAGCCAATTCCCGGACATGCAGCACTTGTGCGTGGGCTGGAAGGAAGAGCTGGAGATTATCCGGGAGCAGATCCAGAATATCGAATGAGGAAGGTGAAGAAGAGGGTAAAGGGTATAGGGTTAAGGGTTAAGTAAGACGAGGTTTTATACCCTTTACCCTTTACCCTGTACCCTCTACCCTATACCCTTAACTTTTTCCGGAAAGGAATCGGCAGACCCGATCTCAGATTGGCTGGATCTTGGCCTTGATGTCGAGAGTGGTACCATACTCCGCCTTCAAGGATTTATGCACGGCCTCGAGCGTGAGCGGCGTCGTAATAAGATCGATCTCGAGCTCTTGGGCCCGGGTGATTTCCTTGGGCTTAGGCAAATGCCCGTGGCAGAACACGATGGCCACGATGTCGACTTCCTCAGCCACTTCCATCAATCGGATGTGCACGAGGTTGGTGACCAACATGATGTTGGTCAAATCGTCGGTCAATTCGTTGAGATCGGATCCCACGTAGACTAGGTCCACGCTGTCGTGAATCAGTTCGGAATTCACCAAGCTACCCTTGATGGCCTCGATCATAGAACGGAGATCCGCTTGCATACGCCTTTCAGCCCTGAAGGCAATTTGGTAAAACGTCCCAAAAAGTATTAACTACGGGGCTTAAAAAGCAAGATCTACGCATTATTCGCGCTTGGCCGACTTGTCACCCCCTGCCGGGGCCGGGGCGCCGGGGCCGGGACGCTCCGGAACAGGGTTAGGCCTGGTTTTTTGAGTAGATTTCCTGCCGGACTTGTTGACTATCCGGCCCGGCGGGCCTAAGTTAAGGACCATCATGGAGATTCGAATGATTTCAAAGTTCCCCCGCTTTGTTTTGCCCGTCACGGTCGCCCTGTCCATGGCGGCCCTTTTTGGTTGCGCCGGGAGCAAGCACTCCTCCGCCTCCGCCTCGATGAGCGACGCCACCGCCTCCGAGCCGCCCAAGAACCAGAAGCTCGACGATGCCCGCCATTCCGCCGAGGATGCCGAGCAGAAGGCTCATGAGCTTCGCGTGGAAAAGAACCGCAACACTGCCAAGAACGACAAGTAGAGCGGATAATTGTTCTCATTTAACCTGCCCGCGACGGACGATGAAAAGGTCCGGTTAGCGGGCGAAGGCGAAAAGAATTTCATCCGGGTCGAGCGGGCATATGCCGTCAAGCTCCTGACCCGGAACCCCGGCATTACCATCCAAGCCGACGAAGAGCCCAAGGTCAAACAAGCCCAGGCCGCCTTGGAACGCATGCGCGATGCCATGCGGACCGGCCATGATCTGACCGACTTCTATGTGCAAGAGATCGTCGCGGGCGGATCTACGGGCGAAGTGAAGAACGGCGATTTCACTCCGCACCTGGAAAAGCCCATCCTGATCGATCGCTTCGGCAATCCCGTGCAGCCCAAGACGCGCGGACAGGCCCGTTTCATCGGCGTCATCAAGCAGCACGACATCGTACTGGCCGCCGGCCCCGCGGGCACGGGCAAGACCTTCCTGGCGGTGGCCATGGCCGTGCAGGCCCTGGAAAAGAAACTGGTGGAGCGCATCATCCTGGTCAGGCCGGCGGTGGAATCGGGCGAGAGCCTGGGCTTCCTGCCCGGCGCCATCGGCGAAAAGATCGGCCCCTACATGCGGCCCCTCTACGACTCCCTCAGCGTCATGCTGTCGGCGGAAAAGCTGAAGGAGTACTGGGACGGCAACTCCATCGAGATCGCCCCGCTCGCCTACATGCGCGGCCGCACCCTGGGCAAATGCTTCATCATCCTCGACGAAGCCCAGAACACCAGCATCTCCCAGATGAAGATGTTCCTCACCCGCATCGGCATCGGCTCCAAAGCCGTCCTCACCGGCGACGAGACCCAGGTCGATCTCGACAAGTTCGAGAAAAGCGGCTTCGCCCACGCCCGCAAGATCCTCGGAGGCATCGAAGGCATCGGCCAAATCGAACTCTCCGTCGAAGACGTCGTCCGCCACCGCCTGGTGCGCGACATCATCAAAGCCTACGAAAAGAGCGGCTTCCCCGCCTAACGTTCCGGGCGGAAGCGATTCCGCCCCCTCTGCTCCTCGACCGCCTCGAACGATTTCCGGACCGGGAGACGGAACCCCGCCGGACCGCAGGCGCGGGTCTGCGGGGTGGATCGGGCGCGAAAACTGGGACGGCGGGGCCGGGTCTCCTGGCCGCTGAGTTGCGAGCGCCCGCGGCTTGGGGAAGGGTCCGAACGCTTCTACAGAAAGCCCGCGCCAGCCGGCGCGAGACCCACAGTTCGGTTCGCGGGCGTACCTTCCCCAAGCCGCGAAAAGACAGCGCTAGTGGCCAGCGAGCATCCGAAGCGGCACGGAGCCCCGGCACCGCCAGACCCAAACCGAAGCGCCCGCTCCACCCAGCAGCCCCGCGCCAAGCGAAACGCGCGGAGGACCCAACGCTACCCGCGGACGATTTTTCGCGGCGGCCAAACGCGGCCAAACTCTTGCATTCTTTTCCATTCCTTCTTAAATTTCCCCATCCCAAGAGACGAAAAGAAGACGCGCGACATGCAAGATTTTTTCGGTAAGAAGAATTGGCTTGGCCTGCTCCTCGGGGCGGTTTTGCTCGCGATCGGTTTTTATCTCCTGGGCCGAGGGCCGGCCGATAACAAGATCGCCTTGAACGTTGCGCCTTTCATTCTCATCTTCGCCTTCGCGGTGGTCCTTCCCGTCAGCATCCTGATGGGAGGGAAAAAGGAAGAGAAGTAATCAGGGCGTTTAGCTCAGTTGGTTTAGAGCATCTGCTTTACACGCAGAGGGTCGGGGGTTCAAGTCCCTCAACGCCCACCAGCTGTTCCGGAGTGGTAGCTCAATTGGTTAGAGTACTAGCCTGTCACGCTAGGGGTTGCGGGTTCAAGTCCCGTCCATTCCGCCACTGACCCGCCCGGCCGGGGCTCCCGATAAGGGAAGTCCCGGCCCGGGACGGCGTCGGTTTCCTTATTCCTCCTTCTTCTCCCGCCTCCATCTTCCCATCCATTCGACATAGCACGCGATTTCCGCAGTCGCGGACCAACCAATATTTATTTTCGGGTAGCCATGAAGAAATGCCTGTTACCTCCCCAGGAACTGCGACTCCTGGAAAACCTGGAAAGCCACGATCCCTTCTCGTGCCTGGGCTACCATCACGTGGTGGTGAACCGGCAGACTTCGGGAATCCTGCGGGTGTTCAACCCGCGGTTCAAGAAGGTCGAGATCGTGTGGGAGGACGGCGGAGCGCAGGGAGATGTACCGCAAAGCAATTCATTGCCCGGGGACGGCGCGCGCATCGTCACGGCCGAGTGCGAGTACGCATCCGGCACGGGGCTTTTCGAATGCCTGCTTCCCAACCACTTGGAGTTTTTCCCCTACCGGATCCGGGCGACCTCCCATTCCGGCGAAGTGATCGAATACGAGGATCCGTACGCGATCCTGCCCGTGCTTTCCGACTACGACATGTTCCTGATCGGCAAGGGAACGCATTACCAGATTTGGAAGAAGCTGGGCGCGAACCAGGTGCGCCATCACGGCCAGGACGGGGTGCACTTCGCGGTATGGGCGCCCAACGCCAAGGGCGTGGCGGTGATCGGGGATTTCAACGG
The Fibrobacterota bacterium genome window above contains:
- a CDS encoding Ig-like domain-containing protein — translated: MIPFFRLNKGTGPRHGSRFFGKTMVAAACAASLAFVACSQKAGKTSKTVVAPPDDSGNNPGVKKIVTKLDSLVANNKGKGVVTGYLTGEGKSLAAGILGKLAVNAAGERRMLTKSEIPLSGATILIFNSLKATTAADTTLRTDSLGNYTAILPEGQYFGFAVYLDLETFQLVTTSIPNLNPKADTVVKMDTATAIEDVTAPTVVGVFDAASANSDGIFLVGSIPDKNAKINVNFSEPMNRDSYKGVILGRIDTANTSTSMVLADTATGVTVSWSGDSKVMTLSVASLATGAQYGLILPTTLKDLAKNPLEKEYKATFVTAAAADLDKVDFQVASTFPADKDTLKPIQNPGVSFNRPVEVFSVLKNASISPAVTGYWEVNGARANFIHKDPLEVGKTYTVSLPVSVLDLSGKALKTATSFSFTVKDYEGAAKDNTGKEQQVALAVEAAFDAYLSGDIGRFGAAFHPNFRMYDENSIKSKTEFLDKIRSETADKASLAAGFPAPVFYDKADRCNELHSLWKVLPQGGGDEVWVSAYLNPGQSPMVYDKDFKAIAQTSLTWDPTGPRFTYNAKIYGYGPDMSKFKGPVNMDAAKDDDRFMSGMLQQTSTVALEPIKLETKDEFKVDPSVNVVGDTAKLAVKMIGYDKYSRRNFQDRGSCDAGSLSDTSYQILKFILVYDGSKWLITSIVSGEKIDNQQDFNKTIDAKNISVKQIMPINLTAPLKDKVMSADGKVTFKFNGPALDSIGGYLVGIAEDPKFCFGRSPYGALIFVKASNHEAKGEAFKLNSAGVPDSGNATAILRRVQDLKLPGWDRTIFENAITTLYDSAKGFGGVYQWKAIAVRDTSATQFLANGFSPDRYYAESDFGPTRGYFACKNYPTGDAAFNALQSAQTNFVNTQPVTGNSFSDADLDGVPDGIEAKYKTDPRNRNSYPDFRTDTDGDGIADFLEAMLDPKGTDSLIFKKADDATKKAEFVKLQALGIIWQDSDGDGFPDDIEMMLGFNPMDPNNNPGTRARVTTPLGAFTGKFQIGSNVNGISFRLYLDTSKALMVHYTAWFNGDTLMDSVPTAFNEMAGEVYVPVTLKSGPDAGKCLLLRGHYDPNMALLQGPIDMIMAPAKGSINFGSGPYMGQFAASARGEDVSRYLPANGGTTGQVVNNPVNTTNTGSMGYRPPPQGTDTGAVIVFNGTTAIYIGAFGDTLAVVPGANFRGQPDGSFDYDADWSYKTPDGKVYHHTQAGGHVFNDGQGNWVVDGHFFQESDTNGIHISWPGQMCGRVAKADFTIGLTGAKGSMKGWIFQDKTGGGFVSNPVNNQPVCDPTKGSCTTTNCDPTKTNCSTDPNQCPAGQVCNPATNPTTNYSRTYMSGAANYRMFVTAKLSLKDGDYFFVSMGGHVYRVKDDSVGVSNALSPMCGQVVLKLELLPMKDGSDVSKQAHNSDSMAFQMGQSIVVAIEDQYIVGQPAIMDKARDSYGDVHSIVPIVEMRPISLDYGKPGTQCPATNPIVQNPPCDSTKGPCNQPCDPTKATCTQPCDPTKTTCPQPCDPTKATCTQPCDPTKTTCNQPCDPTRTNCTQPCDPATANCTQPPPGGQPQPYMGSLDLVKAALVASANFIGVVKDSTGAYFRVEVNPLSLIKDPILQYVFVYDKAGASKYVLFADPSDKLKLAIRDNYPMAANPDQQPNNNPPTDTTHVVNNPPPADTLPPPAYTGTQANLETVMTQRSWKADMRTLQGITAVRLDSASLHVEGNVFIAGEAGNVAHLFIFLGEKIDPTKLALDANSMVLVREKPLTAGP
- a CDS encoding YicC family protein is translated as MTAQSMTGYGKAEAVGEGFSVTVELKSVNNRFLEFQVRASKNILPLEPRLKQEIGKHLSRGSVNCHVQYDSIGPGAGGLSFNEPVFRAYATLLQEAQKRLGLETVISVTDLLKMPDMLTAAETSEPAELALDRILPVFEKACRELVAMRTKEGAVLSADLEARIRAFFPGLEKVKSLVPVRQQEYVSKMRARVKEIVGDAAIEEGRMATEIGILAERLDVTEEIVRLEAHLHHFLETLADHKSPGKRLGFLLQEMLREVNTLGTKSQFPDMQHLCVGWKEELEIIREQIQNIE
- a CDS encoding PhoH family protein translates to MRDAMRTGHDLTDFYVQEIVAGGSTGEVKNGDFTPHLEKPILIDRFGNPVQPKTRGQARFIGVIKQHDIVLAAGPAGTGKTFLAVAMAVQALEKKLVERIILVRPAVESGESLGFLPGAIGEKIGPYMRPLYDSLSVMLSAEKLKEYWDGNSIEIAPLAYMRGRTLGKCFIILDEAQNTSISQMKMFLTRIGIGSKAVLTGDETQVDLDKFEKSGFAHARKILGGIEGIGQIELSVEDVVRHRLVRDIIKAYEKSGFPA